A stretch of Microbacterium sp. 4R-513 DNA encodes these proteins:
- a CDS encoding ribonuclease HI: MTPDDRYIVATDGACKGNPGPAGWAWVAEDGNWAAGSIPVGTNNIGELLGLIKAIEDHRDVRNLVVQADSKYAIDTYEKWMDGHKRRGWKTSTGAPTKNRELLEQLMAARDERRAAGMPDVVLEHVRGHSGHVLNAWADERAVRASEHAAKGIESAWSSLGSHPKLDVSAAPKNGR, translated from the coding sequence GTGACTCCGGACGATCGCTACATCGTGGCCACCGACGGCGCCTGCAAGGGCAATCCCGGGCCCGCCGGCTGGGCATGGGTGGCCGAGGACGGCAATTGGGCGGCAGGATCGATCCCCGTCGGCACGAACAACATCGGCGAGCTGCTCGGGCTGATCAAGGCGATCGAAGACCACCGCGACGTGCGGAACCTCGTCGTGCAGGCGGACTCGAAGTACGCGATCGACACGTACGAGAAGTGGATGGACGGGCACAAGCGCCGCGGGTGGAAGACCTCCACCGGCGCCCCGACCAAGAACCGGGAGCTGCTCGAGCAGCTCATGGCCGCGCGCGACGAGCGGCGGGCCGCCGGTATGCCGGATGTCGTGCTCGAGCACGTGCGCGGGCACTCGGGTCACGTGCTGAACGCGTGGGCCGACGAGCGCGCGGTGCGCGCGTCGGAGCACGCGGCGAAGGGCATCGAGTCGGCGTGGTCGTCCCTCGGCTCGCACCCGAAGCTCGACGTCTCGGCGGCTCCCAAGAACGGGCGGTGA
- a CDS encoding DUF4407 domain-containing protein, whose product MSFSAHRPGRFGSGGRIEFEVDGEQPDELYLDDVRAQQAAGEPRDEDLGPDGPEDPYPDTLDLLDDALAMNPTRPVSTPAAEGTDAAHPTIGEWGAVDEPTEDARPVEEPPAAASTRPVRAKRTKRTRERGSGWRRLAVLGGADASVLDQVPTETPRFVQMFFVIAGTALISAISMYFALTTGVRIVAWGALPLAIVWALIIFNLDRFLTSTMRSTHSVGRLIGLAIPRVLMAAVIGIVVAEPLVLQIFHNDIAREVTATNLVQAQSDQDAVADGPEKQALDAASERVAALESQAASGVVAGADTTSASAASAQQTVDDLTAKLAAQQQVIDQARAMYQCELTGQGSGEVAGCSGVAGEGASSTAAKDQLTQAQASYDDIASQLAAAQADLAAAQAAGTSDVAASESQNKQQAKDELPAARQQYEAALAAYDARAAEVAGGNAGAVGLLSQISGLERLSAREPTLAWAHWLIAGLFFMIELLPVLVKVLTSYGEPSLYEQADALRRQVALDRVTARSWRERADIAQNADA is encoded by the coding sequence ATGTCTTTCTCCGCTCACCGGCCGGGCCGGTTCGGCTCCGGCGGCCGCATCGAGTTCGAGGTCGACGGCGAACAGCCCGACGAGCTCTACCTCGACGACGTCCGCGCCCAGCAGGCCGCCGGCGAGCCGCGCGACGAGGATCTCGGCCCTGACGGCCCCGAGGACCCGTACCCCGACACCCTCGATCTCCTCGACGACGCGCTCGCGATGAACCCCACGCGGCCCGTCTCGACGCCTGCCGCGGAGGGGACGGATGCCGCACACCCGACGATCGGCGAATGGGGAGCCGTCGACGAGCCGACCGAGGACGCCCGACCGGTCGAGGAGCCGCCGGCCGCGGCATCCACTCGTCCCGTTCGCGCGAAGCGGACGAAGCGCACCCGGGAGCGCGGCTCGGGCTGGCGGCGGCTCGCGGTCCTCGGCGGGGCCGATGCCTCGGTCCTCGACCAGGTGCCGACCGAGACGCCGCGCTTCGTGCAGATGTTCTTCGTGATCGCCGGCACGGCGCTCATCTCTGCCATCTCGATGTACTTCGCGCTCACGACCGGCGTCCGGATCGTCGCGTGGGGCGCCCTCCCGCTCGCGATCGTCTGGGCGCTCATCATCTTCAACCTCGACCGCTTCCTCACCTCGACCATGCGGTCTACTCACAGCGTCGGCAGGCTCATCGGGCTGGCGATCCCGCGTGTGCTCATGGCGGCGGTCATCGGAATCGTCGTGGCCGAGCCTCTCGTTCTGCAGATCTTCCACAACGACATCGCTCGCGAAGTCACGGCGACCAATCTCGTCCAGGCTCAGTCCGACCAGGACGCCGTGGCAGACGGCCCCGAGAAGCAGGCTCTGGATGCCGCGAGCGAACGAGTCGCGGCCCTCGAGAGCCAGGCGGCCAGCGGTGTCGTCGCCGGTGCCGACACGACGTCCGCGTCGGCGGCTTCGGCACAGCAGACGGTCGACGACCTCACCGCGAAGCTCGCCGCGCAGCAGCAGGTGATCGACCAGGCTCGCGCGATGTACCAGTGCGAGCTGACGGGTCAGGGATCCGGCGAGGTCGCCGGCTGCAGCGGCGTCGCCGGCGAGGGCGCGAGCTCGACGGCCGCGAAGGACCAGCTCACGCAGGCGCAGGCGTCGTACGACGACATCGCCTCTCAGCTCGCCGCCGCACAGGCGGATCTCGCGGCAGCACAGGCGGCCGGCACGTCGGATGTCGCAGCCTCCGAGTCCCAGAACAAGCAGCAGGCGAAGGACGAGCTGCCCGCGGCACGGCAGCAGTACGAGGCGGCGCTCGCCGCGTACGACGCCCGAGCGGCAGAGGTCGCCGGCGGGAACGCGGGGGCGGTGGGGCTCCTCAGCCAGATCAGCGGACTCGAGCGGCTCTCCGCCCGCGAGCCGACGCTCGCCTGGGCGCACTGGCTCATCGCCGGTCTCTTCTTCATGATCGAGCTGCTGCCCGTGCTCGTGAAGGTGCTCACGAGCTATGGCGAGCCATCGCTCTACGAGCAGGCCGACGCCCTGCGCCGCCAGGTCGCGCTCGACCGCGTGACGGCCCGCAGCTGGCGCGAGCGCGCCGACATCGCCCAGAACGCCGACGCCTGA
- the rlmN gene encoding 23S rRNA (adenine(2503)-C(2))-methyltransferase RlmN: MTSTRPPARPTRAETPASTAGPVLQVRPKTEGWTQKKDAEGRPLLQFASPKRGKPPVHLADLTPDERIEKVKELGMPGFRAKQLEKHYFEHYTHDPALMTDLPAAGREELVHGMLPPLLTEVRRLQTDKGDTIKFLWKLHDGALVESVLMRYPGRITLCVSSQAGCGMNCPFCATGQAGLTRNMSAAEIIEQVVRANRLIREGGLGPAEHPDERVTNIVFMGMGEPLANYARLMQAVRVMTDNKHGLGMSARGVTVSTVGLVPAIHKLANEDIPVTFALSLHAPDDELRDELIPVNSRWKVDEALDAARGYFERTGRRVSIEYALIKDMNDHPWRADLLAEKLNARGRGWVHVNPIPLNPTPGSIWTSSTKSAQNEFVRRLNDAGIPTTLRDTRGKEIDGACGQLVATEDDQRVAADTPLED, translated from the coding sequence ATGACTTCCACGCGTCCTCCTGCCCGTCCGACGCGTGCCGAGACGCCCGCATCGACCGCCGGTCCCGTCCTGCAGGTGCGGCCCAAGACCGAGGGATGGACGCAGAAGAAGGATGCCGAGGGCCGGCCGCTCCTGCAGTTCGCGTCGCCCAAGCGCGGCAAGCCGCCGGTGCACCTCGCCGACCTCACGCCCGATGAGCGGATCGAGAAGGTGAAAGAGCTCGGGATGCCGGGCTTCCGCGCGAAGCAGCTTGAGAAGCACTACTTCGAGCACTACACGCACGACCCGGCGCTCATGACGGATCTGCCCGCAGCCGGCCGCGAGGAGCTCGTGCACGGGATGCTGCCGCCGCTGCTGACCGAGGTGCGCCGCCTCCAGACCGACAAGGGCGACACGATCAAGTTCCTGTGGAAGCTGCACGACGGTGCCCTCGTCGAGTCCGTCCTCATGCGCTACCCCGGCCGAATCACCCTCTGCGTCTCGTCCCAGGCGGGGTGCGGCATGAACTGCCCCTTCTGCGCGACCGGCCAGGCGGGCCTCACGCGCAACATGTCGGCCGCCGAGATCATCGAGCAGGTCGTGCGGGCGAATCGCCTCATCCGTGAGGGCGGACTCGGTCCCGCCGAGCACCCCGACGAGCGGGTCACCAACATCGTCTTCATGGGCATGGGGGAGCCGCTCGCCAATTACGCGCGCCTCATGCAGGCCGTGCGGGTCATGACCGACAACAAGCACGGCCTCGGGATGAGCGCCCGCGGCGTCACGGTGTCGACGGTGGGTCTCGTGCCCGCGATCCACAAGCTCGCGAACGAAGACATCCCCGTGACCTTCGCACTGTCGCTGCACGCGCCCGACGACGAGCTGCGCGACGAGCTCATCCCGGTGAACTCGCGCTGGAAGGTCGACGAGGCGCTCGACGCCGCGCGCGGCTACTTCGAGCGCACGGGTCGCCGCGTCTCGATCGAGTACGCGCTCATCAAGGACATGAACGACCACCCGTGGCGCGCCGACCTCCTCGCCGAGAAGCTCAACGCCCGCGGTCGTGGCTGGGTGCACGTGAACCCGATCCCGCTCAACCCGACGCCCGGGTCGATCTGGACGTCGTCGACGAAGTCCGCGCAGAACGAGTTCGTCCGCCGCCTCAACGACGCCGGCATCCCGACGACCCTGCGCGACACGCGGGGCAAGGAGATCGACGGGGCCTGCGGCCAGCTCGTGGCGACCGAGGACGACCAGCGCGTCGCGGCCGACACTCCCCTCGAGGACTGA
- a CDS encoding aldo/keto reductase family protein, translating to MVEYRYLGNSGFKVSEITYGNWVTHGSQVDDSAAIATVHAALDAGITTFDTADTYANTAAEVVLGKAIEGQRRESLEILTKVYWPIGPKGPNDQGLSRKHIFDGIHGSLNRLGVDYVDLYQAHRYDYETPLEETMQAFADVVRQGKALYIGVSEWTAEQLREGAALAKELKFQLVSNQPQYSALWRVIEDKVIPTSEELGISQIVWSPMAQGVLSGKYLPGQPVPEGSRATDEKSGAQFISRLLRDDVLEAVQKLKPIASDAGLTMPQLAIAWVLQNPNVSAALVGASRPEQIADNVKASGVKLDADTMAAIDDALGGVAETDPEKTYEVSPQGRPA from the coding sequence ATGGTTGAGTATCGCTACCTCGGCAACAGCGGCTTCAAGGTCTCGGAGATCACCTACGGCAACTGGGTGACGCACGGCTCGCAGGTCGACGACAGCGCGGCGATCGCGACGGTCCACGCGGCGCTCGACGCGGGCATCACGACGTTCGACACCGCCGACACCTACGCGAACACGGCCGCCGAGGTCGTGCTCGGCAAGGCGATCGAAGGCCAGCGCCGCGAGTCGCTCGAGATCCTCACGAAGGTCTACTGGCCGATCGGCCCGAAGGGACCAAACGACCAGGGTCTCTCGCGCAAGCACATCTTCGACGGCATCCACGGGTCGCTGAACCGTCTCGGCGTCGACTACGTCGACCTGTACCAGGCGCACCGGTACGACTACGAGACGCCGCTCGAAGAGACGATGCAGGCGTTCGCCGACGTCGTCCGCCAGGGCAAGGCCCTCTACATCGGCGTCTCGGAGTGGACGGCCGAGCAGCTGCGCGAGGGCGCGGCACTCGCGAAGGAGCTCAAGTTCCAGCTCGTCTCGAACCAGCCGCAGTACTCGGCGCTGTGGCGGGTCATCGAGGACAAGGTCATCCCCACGTCCGAAGAGCTCGGCATCTCGCAGATCGTCTGGTCGCCGATGGCCCAGGGCGTCCTGTCGGGCAAGTACCTCCCCGGTCAGCCCGTGCCCGAGGGCTCGCGCGCGACGGACGAGAAGAGCGGTGCGCAGTTCATCTCACGACTCCTCCGCGACGACGTGCTCGAGGCCGTTCAGAAGCTCAAGCCCATCGCGTCCGATGCGGGCCTCACGATGCCGCAGCTCGCGATCGCGTGGGTGCTGCAGAACCCCAACGTCTCGGCTGCGCTGGTCGGGGCATCCCGTCCGGAGCAGATCGCCGACAACGTCAAGGCCTCGGGCGTGAAGCTCGACGCCGACACGATGGCCGCGATCGACGACGCCCTCGGCGGCGTCGCGGAGACGGACCCCGAGAAGACCTACGAGGTGTCGCCCCAGGGCCGTCCGGCCTGA
- a CDS encoding helix-turn-helix domain-containing protein — translation MATEHPGAEAAEQAAAMLTAAGMARMPARVLMALVGSPDEGYTAAELADRLGVSAAAVSGAVRYLTSMRLIHRIARPGDRRDRYDLTGDAWHGMITSNAPLYSSLAGLMDQIADENAGAPASVERARDVADFMRYLAARMPELVDEWQAQRSRGDR, via the coding sequence ATGGCGACCGAGCATCCCGGGGCGGAGGCCGCCGAGCAGGCCGCGGCCATGCTCACCGCGGCAGGCATGGCGCGCATGCCCGCCCGCGTGCTCATGGCGCTCGTCGGATCGCCCGACGAGGGGTACACCGCGGCAGAGCTCGCCGACCGGCTCGGGGTCTCGGCCGCCGCCGTCTCGGGTGCCGTCCGCTACCTCACGTCGATGCGGCTCATCCACCGCATCGCCCGGCCCGGCGACCGGCGCGATCGGTACGACCTCACGGGCGACGCGTGGCACGGAATGATCACGTCGAACGCGCCCCTCTACTCCAGCCTGGCCGGCCTGATGGACCAGATCGCCGACGAGAACGCGGGCGCACCGGCATCCGTCGAGCGCGCCCGGGATGTCGCCGATTTCATGCGGTACCTGGCGGCACGGATGCCGGAGCTCGTCGACGAATGGCAGGCGCAGCGCTCGCGCGGCGACCGGTAG
- a CDS encoding NUDIX domain-containing protein, which translates to MPVHSAGLLLYRVGEAAPEVLIAHMGGPFWASKDEGAWSVPKGEYDPETETPLDAARREFEEELGLTPPDGPYAELGTWAYSSGKRITVFVADGADFSLEGVVYGEFELEWPPRSGRRQSFPEVDRAEWMPLPDARSRLVKGQRPALDALAERFAET; encoded by the coding sequence ATGCCGGTGCACAGTGCAGGTCTGCTGCTCTACCGGGTGGGAGAGGCTGCCCCCGAGGTGCTCATCGCCCACATGGGCGGGCCGTTCTGGGCCTCGAAGGACGAGGGCGCGTGGTCGGTGCCGAAGGGCGAGTACGACCCCGAGACGGAGACCCCGCTCGACGCGGCGCGCCGGGAGTTCGAAGAGGAGCTCGGCCTCACGCCCCCCGACGGGCCGTACGCCGAGCTGGGCACGTGGGCGTACTCGTCGGGCAAGCGCATCACGGTGTTCGTGGCCGACGGCGCCGACTTCTCGCTCGAGGGCGTCGTCTACGGCGAGTTCGAGCTCGAGTGGCCCCCGCGCTCGGGCCGCAGGCAGTCCTTCCCCGAAGTAGACCGAGCCGAGTGGATGCCTCTGCCCGACGCGCGTTCGCGGCTCGTGAAGGGTCAGCGGCCGGCGCTCGATGCGCTCGCCGAGCGGTTCGCCGAGACGTGA